The DNA sequence CCAGTCCTGGCCAGGCCACCTATAGCCTTGGGCACAGCACATAGGCAGAGTAGATGAACCTGGATGCTGGAGCAGAGTTCCCCTCTTATCTTAGTTCTACTGCTTGGGGACAAGTGATTTCAACTGTCTCAGCTCCACATGATGTTTTTCCTCTGTCAGGTGAGAACAGCCATCTTCTTCCCAGGGAGGTGGGGGCTGTGTCTGCCTTGGTGGCTGGAGTGACCAGGTGCAGTGCCAGGCACAAAAGGAGCTTCTCTTCTCCTGACCTCTGCACTTTGGTCACTGAGGCCTTCTGGCTTCTCTTTGTCCAGGGAGTGCTATGGACTAGCAGCCGTTGCCAACTTGGGAGTCAGGTGCCCCTGGAGGCTGAAAGGGGCCTAGGCTGGCTGTGGGCAGTCTGACTCCATGATTAGCCTCCTCATTCTCAGCAGCTTTACTTGTGTACATTTATCTTAGAAACTGAAGTTGCTATAAATCAGCCCTAAGAAAGTCAGGGTCAAGGGCctgaaagaagaggaaatgttgCTGTCCAGAGGGCTTAACCAGAGCCTGGTCAGTTTACTGGTCAATTGGAGGACAGTCAGGGCCTCAAGCCATCGATGCCTTTCTTTCCTTGCAGGTACTCTGACGGTCACCACAGCTCCTTCCTCCtcagggctgtggcccagctgCGGTCTCAGCTCCGGGCCCACCTCCCTCGAGCCCCCCTGGCTCCCAGCCGGAGCCCCTCTACATGGTACTGGGTTGGGGGGCCCTTGCTAGGCCCTCTGCTGCTGAGTAAACGTCCTCACCTCTGCCTTGTGGCACTGTGTGAAGCAGAAGAGGCCCCTCCTGCCCGCTCCACACCCAGTATTGTGGAGTCCCGCTTTAACTGGAAGCTCTTCTGGCGGTTTCTGCGCCCCCACCTTCTGGTCCTGGGGGTAGCCATTGTGGTGAGGCTTTCCCCACTCCTCCATACTGGggacagggaaagacccaagaaagGGTCTGCAGAGGCTATAAGCCAGAGGTCACGGGGATAGCATTCCTGCCTCACTATGTCTCAGACCTCCAGGAAGTAGCCCAAGGCGCTGGCTTGTGAGGGATGCCAGGAGAATTAGTACAAAGTGGCTGGGTTTGAGGGGTGCAGGGGCTGGAAGCCAGCATTTTAACTCTAGAGAGGCACTGATATGTCCACACAATCAGCTTGGCATGGACAGGTATCATGGCAGCTATGGGAGAAGAAAGGCCAAAGTCGAGGCTAGGACAGAGAAGAGTACCTCCCCCAATATCTGTCCCCTCTGCCCTTCTATTCCAGCTGGCCTTGGGTGCGGCTCTGGTGAATGTGCAGATCCCCCTGCTCCTGGGACAGCTGGTAGAGATCGTGGCCAAGTACACAAGGGACCATGTGGGGAGTTTCATGATTGAATCCCGGAATATTAGTACCCACCTGCTCATTCTCTACAGCATCCAGGTACAGCAGAGAGTGGGCTTCAGGCCACCCAGGAGATTCCCCAGGGCATCCCTGAGTGTATCTGCCTCTTGTTCAGGGACTGCTGACTTTCGGGTACCTGGTGCTGCTGTCCCACATTGGCGAGCGCATGGCTGTGGACATGCGAAGGGCCCTCTTCAGCTCCCTGCTCCGGTATTGCCAGCCTAAGGGTGCACGGCAGGGGTAACTAATGTGACCACAGGGGCCCTGGGTTGGGGCTTATCCTAAAGTAatgtctccctctccctcctcccacccttctGCCTCCATGTCTCACTGCCAGACAAGACATTGCTTTCTTTGATGCTAAAAAGACAGGGCAGCTGGTGAGCCGATTGACAACTGATGTGCAGGAGTTTAAGTCATCCTTCAAGCTCGTCATCTCCCAGGTCAGTGGCCCCAGTCCCCCCATACAACCACAGCTCCCCCATGCAGACTCACCaagccagccctgccctgcccaacCCTGATGTTGGGCCAAGGCTCACAAGGACTTGAGAGACCAGTGCCTGGTGAGGTAGCATGGAAGTTCATGGAAGGGAGGTGCTGAGGCCATGTCCAAAGTCAGAGTGGGCTATTTCTCCGCTGCCCTGAAACCATCTCCTTTAGAAAGCCTTCCCAAGGACTTAGACAAGAGCCTTTCCTGACAAGAGCAAAATCAGTGGGCCTACCTTGTCCCCAGAGAGCCTGAATACTGCTGTTCCCTCTTATCCACGCCCACCATCACAGTGGCTGCTGCATGGTACCGGACACCAGCCTGTGGCATCAGCAGGTGGTATCCCTGTGCAGTTCTCTTTGATCAACATGAAACAGGAAGAGAAGCAACCCGGGATTTATCTTGGGGAAGGAAGCCATGGCTCAGGCATTCTCATGGCCCCTCATGTATCCTGGGTGTAACTTCTCTGGTCAGGAAAGGGTTATGTTCTGTGACTGCCACTTGGGCTCCTAGGCATCAGACCTGTGGCCTTGGCCTTCTGGGTGCAGAGCTCTGGCCGCTGACCCTTGGTAAAGTCCCTTGAGTCATGGTGCTGATGGCCATTAGCCTCCAGCCTTCATTCCCACTCCTAGGGACTGCGAAGCTGCACCCAAGTGACTGGCTGCCTGGTGTCCCTGTCCATGCTGTCCCCACGCCTCACATTGCTGCTGATGGTGGCCACACCTGCCCTGATGGGAGTTGGCACCCTGATGGGCTCAGGTCTCCGAAAATTATCTCGTCAGTGTCAAGAGCAGGTACCAGCATTCCTGGCCATCCTCTTCTGCTCCCCTCGTGCTTTCTCTCCATCTGCTCTCCCCGCTCACCCTCTTCTAACCTGGCTCCATGTTTCCTGGACTCCTCACAGATTGCCAAGGCAACTGGTGTAGCAGATGAAGCCCTAGGCAACGTCCGGACCGTGCGAGCCTTTGCCATGGAGCAGCGGGAGGAGGAGTGAGTCCTGGGAGGGGCAGGGCACAGCAGAGCTGAGCcgcccacatgcacacacacacacacacacacacacacacacacacacacacactcttcgcCACAGCCTATCCTCTTGTCTCATGAGCGTGGCTGGCCTCTCTCACCAGGCGCTACGGGGCAGAGCTGGAGGGGTGCCGCTGCAGAGCAGAGGAGCTAGGCCGGGGCATAGCCTTGTTCCAGGGGCTCTCCAATATCGCCTTTAACTGTGAGTAAGCTGGTCCCGAGGGGGAGCATAAAGACAGATGATGAGGCAGCTCTCCCTCTGCTTGACTCTCTGTGGACGGTCACTGGGTGCCTTAGTTTACCTCATTCCGGGCCACTATCTTGTGTAGGCAAGGGGAGGGTGGCAGGCCTACCTCCCAGCCAAGCCATGTGTGGAATGCTACAGGTTACCCTCAGGGAAGCTGTGGAGGGGCACCCACCCTACTCTCTGGggtttgcctcagtcttccagtcAACCTCAGGGCAGGGCCAGACTCAGGCTCACACCTAGGCGGGGCACTTCTGCTCCAACCACATTCTCCCTCACCACctgtcccctcccacctcccatgtAGGCATGGTCCTGGGTACCCTATTAATTGGGGGCTCCCTCGTGGCTGGACAGCAACTCACAGGGGGAGACCTCATGTCCTTCCTGGTGGCCTCCCAGACAGTGCAGAGGTAAGTAGGGCCATCCCCATCCCTATGGAGCCCCTGTCACCCTCAGAGTTCTGCTGGGTCAGGGGACGGGGTGCCAACCTACTGTGGTGAGGGTCTGCTGCACAGCCCCAGGCCTGCCCATCTACTCCAGGGAAGCACAGGGCTGGGGTGAGATTGACCATCACGGTTGTAAACAATGCCCAGGTATACTCAGGAATGTGTTTGTcatcttcagcctcccaaaggacGCAAAAGGATTCTTGacaaactttaattttttctttaattgtggtaaaatacacaacctaacatttaccatcttaatcattGTTAAGTGTGCAGTTCAGTGGCACAGGCACACTCACATCATGTGCGACCATCATCACCTTCCATCTCCAGATCTCTCTTCATCTTGCAGACTTGAAACTGTCCCCATTTTTCACTAACTCTCCTTCAACCCCCAGCACCCACCATTTCCTTCTTTATGAATTTGACAGCGCTAGGGACATCCCTTAAGTGGAAttatgcagtatttgtccttttgtgaatGCATTTTATCACGTGGCACACTGCCCTCAAGGTTCCTCCGTGTCGTAGCACGTGTCTGAATCCCCTCCCTGCTAAGGCCAAATACACTCCACATGTGGACAGACCATCCTTGACAAGCTTTTTGAGAACTGCCTTTCCTGCCCTCACTGGCCACTTTTAGGAATGGGAAACTGAGCCAGTGTCCCTGCTAGGGCCACCCCTTTAGCCAGTGCTTTTTATAACTCTGAAAATACTCCCTCAGCTGGGTTCCCACCCCTACAGGGTGACCAAAGCTGAGGGGCTGGCTCTGCCACACATGGCCCAAGGTGGGCCtctgttcccttctctttccagGCTAGACAAAAACCTGTTTTATTGCCATTTTCCCCTTTGCTTCCCCAAcccaccaaatatagaaaaatacataaaatgtgagTTTACATTATGATACATAATTAAAGAGTAAATACGTTATAATAATTAAAGAGTGaagacttgggcggtgcctgtggctcagggagtagggcgctggccccatataccgaagatggtgggttcgaacgaggccccggccagctaaaacagccatggcaactgcaacaaaaagtagctgggcgttgaggtgggcgcctatagtcctagctacttgagaggctgaggcaagggaatcgcttaagcccaaaagttggaggttgctgtaagctgtgatgccacagcactctaccaagggtgacagagtgagactctgtgtcaaaaaaaaaagtgaagacttGTTGTCACCAACCATGTCAGGAGAATAGAGCACTATCCCCAGTGCCCCCATGTACCTCCCCCATGAgttcctctgctctccctcccaAGGCCACCACTCCTTGATAGTACGTGTCTATGCCCTGCTTCCTAACACACCTCCGGGTGTGCGTCAGCTATTCCTTAAAGGATTCCCCCCCCCACCAGGCTTACTGCTCGAGTAGACTGAGGATAAGCAAGAGATAGCTGGCAGGACAGACCCCAGTTCTCAGCCCCAAATCCAGCATCTCCTGGTGCACAGACACCATCGGCCCCATTACTGTTCCACACTCCCTAACTAGCCCCAACTCTACCCCAGCCCAGGAGCTGCTTCCAGGTGGCGGTGGGATGCCAGATCCCTTCTGTTGCCTGCCCCTCCATGCTGACTCAGATAAGCAGCGCCATCACCTTAGTCCTGACCGACCCACCAGCCCTCTCAATGAAAACACCCTCAGCCCTCCCTGGGGCAGTGGCAGGATATCTCCCTGTGGGGAGGCAGCTGCTCTGGCCAGCCCTGGCCCCTCCCCTGAGGACTCACTTCCCCTTTTTAGCCAGCTAACAGAATTACACTACAGATGCCAGGGAGCCAGGCTGCACTGTCTGCCTTGTTGGCGGTTGCTCCTGTAGCCACATTCCTTAGCTTTTGAGAGCCCCTCTAGCCCTGCTCATATGAAAATTCTTCACCACCCACCATGGAGGAATTGGGTCTTATTGTATTAAAGAAGCTGGTATGTTTCCTCCTGTATCCTGCCATTTAAGCCAGGGGTACACACATCAGTACTGGGGTCCTGAGGGAGGAGACTGAGTGAGGAAGGGGAGATGCCCAGACAGACCACAGTCAGGTCAGGTGACCTCACAGTCTAGTCATGGCCCTACCTGGCCTCCCTGAGAGTAGGGTTCTTGCCCCTGGATGAGTCACGCATGTGTGGGACTTCATTTTTAGCCCAGTCACTTTCCCAGGCCCTGATGGCTTCTAGCTCTCGTGGAGATTGTCACCTTATCCCCAGCTATGGCTTGTTGAATTGGCCTCTTGCTCACTACCTGCCTACTCCCTTTGCAAGTACTGCTGGTCCTGAGCCTGCTGGAACCATTTCCTTGTGGGTTTCCGGCTGGAAGAAGTGAATCCTGAAGCTGAACCATTGCTGGGGAGTCAGGTTTTCCTCTTCTGAAAGAGAGGACCCATCACACACAGTGGCAGAGCCACTGTCACGAGTTGACCAGACCAGTCAGGAGTCAGTGACTAAAAAGCAGTTGACTCATCTTCCCCCACAGTTTCAAGGCAGCCAACAGCCCCATCTCAGCCCTGCTGTGACAAAGGAGGCCACACACTGTCTAcgttagtggttctcaaccttcataatggccacgatgtattttcattgttacaaaggggtcgcgacccacaggttgaaaaccactggtctagatagATAAACACCCCCATCTCATACCCACAGGCCCTGCGGGCTGAGCCCACAGTAGAAGTTGTTCCAAGGAATTCTGTCTGGGGGCTCCCACAGTTCTTTGTTGCTCAGTAGCGCCtttcgttttttttcttttctctgaagccAGGATTTGACTTGTGTTTTTAATGTCAGGGCTAATCTCCTATCATAGGCCATATAACCTTGATCTGTGTTGACAGCAGCATCTCCACTACTAGGGCAAAGCAGGGAAGTCATAGGGTTAGGTGGGGTCCCATCCTTGTGGAATGACTGCATCCCTGCACACTGTGAGCTAATTTCACCTGCAGGCTGCAGGCCAGAGCAGCACAGGACACCCTTGAGGTCCTATGCCTGCCTTCCATGTCCATGTCCTCTTGTCCCTGAATCCTGTAGGCGGACAGTTGTCATCCTTGTCTGGCCAGGGAGGAAGCCAGGGTTCAGTGGTTTGGTGTCACTAGATCCCAGGCCTCCCGCAGTCCCCTATCAGGAGCCATCTCTGACCTGGGTCACAGGCTGCTGGTTTCCTTGCCAACCCCACCAtggctttcttctccttctcttggCTCTTCTCATCCGCACCTCTTACagccctctccccttcttctcccaGGTCCATGGCTAATCTCTCTATCCTGTTTGGTCAGGTGAGTAGCAGGTGGGGACCTGGGATATGGACACTCAGGTCTGAACCCAAGTCCCATTATTGGCTGGTGCTGTAGGAAGTGGGTATGGGTGGGGACAAGAGGGGAAGAAGGACCTGAGGCCAGACCCACAGCCCCCTCTGCTGCTGCCTGGTGATTAGGAGATGCCATGGTTATCCCCAGGGGCTCCTGTCCCTAGAAGCCCCGCTACCACCTCTCTGTAAACTTTGGATTTCCCCCATAGGTGGTGCGAGGGCTCAGTGCAGGCACCCGGGTCTTCGAGTACATGGCCCTGAGCCCCTGCATCCCCCTGTCTGGGGGCTGCTGCATCCCCAGGGAGCATCTGCGAGGCTCTGTCACATTTCAGAATGTCTGCTTCAGGTAAGCAGGGTGAATGGGCATAGGGCAAGCCCCTCTGGGCCAAGGGCTGGGGGAACCAGGCAGGGAGGTCTGGCTTAATGCCTCCAAACAAGTGCCCCGCCAGGGTACAGTGAAACTTTAGGAGGGACCAGGGCAACAGGCTTGGAGCCTGGTCTGATGTCTGTCTCCTCCCAGTTACCCCTGCCGCCCTGGCTTCGAGGTGCTCAGAGACTTCACCCTGACGCTGCCCCCTGGCAAGATCGTGGCCCTCGTGGGCCAGTCTGGGGGAGGTAAGGGGAGCCCCCACTGTCTGACCACCCTCTCCCTACCCTCTGACTCCTCTTCTGGCATCCGTGAGCCCTGGCCctcctgtgggggggggggggtctcccTCCACTGCCACCCAGGGACTTGGTTTGCTGGGATCTCTCCAGAAGCCCTTGCCTCCCTCCCCAGGAAAGACCACAGTGGCTTCTCTGCTGGAGCGCTTCTACGACCCCACTGCGGGAGTGGTGACACTGGATGGGCGGGACCTGCGCACCCTTGACCCCTCCTGGCTCCGTGGCCACGTCATTGGCTTCATCAGCCAGGTGCGGGGGCCCCTGGAGTTGCCATTAGCCACCATCCCCTGTCCTCCCCTGATCCTCTCAGCCCTCGGggcctttctctcctccctaccCTTGTTATCTGACCACTCCCAGGAAGCCCCTAGCCCTCTTCACATGTCCCCAGCTGTCATCTAGGTCTGAGGTATCCTTGTCTTTAGGGCACCTGCATCTCTGCCCTTGTCTCCCAGGGTAGGAAAACTTTGGTCCCTATTTAAAGCAGTCTGTGGGCTCAGCacctctagcacagtggttatggcgccagccacacacaccaaagctggcagattcaaatctggcccggagctgctaaacaacaatgacaattgcaacaaaaaatagccaggtgttgtggtgggcacctgtagtcccagctactcaggaggctgaggcaagagaatcacttaagcccaagagttggagattgctgtgagctatgacgccatcaaactgtactgagggcaacatagtgagactctgtcacgataataaataaataaataaataaataaaacagtctgTGCAGGTGGGATTTTAGGATCCCTGGGATTCTCTGTACAGCCCATAGCATCCTGGTCTAGAGAAGCCCACAGTGGGGTTGCTGGGACTGCGGGAAGCCACCATCCACCCGTAGCTGAGGATCCACAGCCCAGCCTGGAGCACTGAGCCTctaatcaccttccctctgcttcAAGTGGCACTGCCCAGTGATGGTCCTCTCTTTGCCATCGTGGGCCCACGAATAAAGAGGGAACACTTTATTCATGGCTTTATTCTGGCTTTCCCCTGTTCATGAGCAGTGTCTCTCCCAGGCTCAGACAGCTGCCCATGAGCAGGGGAAAGCCGAAGTGTaaacccctcctctctccctccctctgctgggCTGGCTAGCCTTGCTCTCCCAGTGAGGGTTTCTGGGCCACTTTAAGTCCTCACTTAACCTGACTCTGAACTTCCGATTCTCTAAGGGATCCTATTCTGGTTCTGCCAAAGTAGACTCTCCTGATGATCATGGGAGCCCCTCACGGCTCTGGGCAGAGTCAGAATGTTTCTGTGGATCATCCCTATGCCTCCCCTCTAGGAGCCAGTCCTGTTTGGAACAACCATCATGGAGAACATCCGTTTTGGGAAGCCAGAAGCCTCTGATGAAGAGGTATATGCAGCTGCATGGGAAGCCAATGCCCACGAGTTTATCACCAACTTTCCTGAGGGCTACAACACCATTGTTGGTAAGTTCCAGGACAGGAATCCTTCAGGGCACCATAGGCTAAGAGATAGGATGTCACACAGGGGTAAAGGCTTCATTGGCATTAGGGGAAAGAGACAGTGCATTAGAGATGACCAGAACTGTAACTAAGAGAGATGGGGAGTCCAGGTTCATGGGGTTCAAGCACAACATACCAACCAGGCTGCAGCAACAAAAAGGGCTccagaggctcggcgcctgtagcacagtggttatggcattggccacatgtaccaaggctggtaggttcaaacccatcccaggccagctaaacaacaatgacaactgcaacaaaaaaaaaatagctgggcattgtggcaggtgcctatagtcccagctacttgggaggttgaagcaagagaatcacttgagcccaagagtttgaggttgctgtgagctttgaagccatggcactttaccaagggaaacataataaaactgtctcaataacaacaaaaaaaggggctccagggcggcgcctgtggctcaaggagtagggttgccggtcccttatgccggaggtggccggttcaaacctcgccccggccaaaaaccacaaaaaaaaaaaaagggggtggctCCAGAGGAGTTAAAGAATATGACAGGGTTTGGCAGGATCACtagaggacaggagtttgagaccagaccgAGCAAgatagcaaggccctgtctcttaaaaaaaaaaaaaacttttagaccaggtatggtggttcac is a window from the Nycticebus coucang isolate mNycCou1 chromosome 11, mNycCou1.pri, whole genome shotgun sequence genome containing:
- the ABCB8 gene encoding mitochondrial potassium channel ATP-binding subunit isoform X1, giving the protein MLVHLFRVGIRSGLVPGRPLLPLRFHTFSAARYSDGHHSSFLLRAVAQLRSQLRAHLPRAPLAPSRSPSTWYWVGGPLLGPLLLSKRPHLCLVALCEAEEAPPARSTPSIVESRFNWKLFWRFLRPHLLVLGVAIVLALGAALVNVQIPLLLGQLVEIVAKYTRDHVGSFMIESRNISTHLLILYSIQGLLTFGYLVLLSHIGERMAVDMRRALFSSLLRQDIAFFDAKKTGQLVSRLTTDVQEFKSSFKLVISQGLRSCTQVTGCLVSLSMLSPRLTLLLMVATPALMGVGTLMGSGLRKLSRQCQEQIAKATGVADEALGNVRTVRAFAMEQREEERYGAELEGCRCRAEELGRGIALFQGLSNIAFNCMVLGTLLIGGSLVAGQQLTGGDLMSFLVASQTVQRSMANLSILFGQVVRGLSAGTRVFEYMALSPCIPLSGGCCIPREHLRGSVTFQNVCFSYPCRPGFEVLRDFTLTLPPGKIVALVGQSGGGKTTVASLLERFYDPTAGVVTLDGRDLRTLDPSWLRGHVIGFISQEPVLFGTTIMENIRFGKPEASDEEVYAAAWEANAHEFITNFPEGYNTIVGERGTTLSGGQKQRLAIARALIKQPTVLILDEATSALDAESERVVQEALDRASTGRTVLVIAHRLSTVRAAHCIIVMANGSVWEAGTHDELLKKGGLYAELIRRQALDGPLAEVPPPKKLEGPRDRQHKS
- the ABCB8 gene encoding mitochondrial potassium channel ATP-binding subunit isoform X2 translates to MIESRNISTHLLILYSIQGLLTFGYLVLLSHIGERMAVDMRRALFSSLLRQDIAFFDAKKTGQLVSRLTTDVQEFKSSFKLVISQGLRSCTQVTGCLVSLSMLSPRLTLLLMVATPALMGVGTLMGSGLRKLSRQCQEQIAKATGVADEALGNVRTVRAFAMEQREEERYGAELEGCRCRAEELGRGIALFQGLSNIAFNCMVLGTLLIGGSLVAGQQLTGGDLMSFLVASQTVQRSMANLSILFGQVVRGLSAGTRVFEYMALSPCIPLSGGCCIPREHLRGSVTFQNVCFSYPCRPGFEVLRDFTLTLPPGKIVALVGQSGGGKTTVASLLERFYDPTAGVVTLDGRDLRTLDPSWLRGHVIGFISQEPVLFGTTIMENIRFGKPEASDEEVYAAAWEANAHEFITNFPEGYNTIVGERGTTLSGGQKQRLAIARALIKQPTVLILDEATSALDAESERVVQEALDRASTGRTVLVIAHRLSTVRAAHCIIVMANGSVWEAGTHDELLKKGGLYAELIRRQALDGPLAEVPPPKKLEGPRDRQHKS